The Fibrobacter sp. genome includes a region encoding these proteins:
- a CDS encoding CPBP family intramembrane metalloprotease yields the protein MKALNKTTLFLILVFSISFSVAGIYELLGGTGIGTIGFTFLGAAYMFFPTICVLIVEKIVHKEKIKNRLLLSFKLNRWFLVAWLFMPVVSFATLGISLLFPGINYNHEMTGLLERLAVILPPEEIEKAKLSLQTLPISYLWIVLIQGLFAGITINALFAFGEELGWRGFLLRQFQHMSFLKASLIIGSIWGIWHTPLILMGHNYPQHPQIGVLVMVMFCILITPFHLYITIKGKSVIAAAILHGTMNATVAISIIGISGGNDLTSGITGLPGFIVLCVFMIILFFYDRFFGKDKILTNQIGKFL from the coding sequence ATGAAAGCATTAAACAAAACAACCTTATTCCTAATCTTGGTCTTTTCAATCAGTTTTTCAGTTGCTGGCATTTATGAATTATTGGGCGGTACAGGTATCGGGACCATTGGTTTTACCTTTTTGGGTGCGGCATATATGTTTTTCCCAACCATCTGTGTGCTAATTGTTGAAAAAATTGTACATAAAGAAAAAATCAAAAACCGATTACTTTTATCGTTCAAACTGAACCGATGGTTTTTAGTGGCCTGGCTGTTTATGCCAGTGGTATCTTTTGCTACATTAGGAATTAGCCTTTTATTCCCAGGGATTAATTATAATCATGAAATGACTGGTTTGCTCGAACGCCTGGCAGTAATTCTGCCACCTGAAGAAATTGAGAAAGCAAAACTATCATTACAAACCTTACCAATTAGTTACCTTTGGATCGTATTGATTCAAGGTCTATTTGCTGGTATTACCATAAACGCACTGTTTGCCTTTGGCGAAGAACTTGGCTGGCGTGGTTTTTTATTGAGGCAATTTCAGCATATGTCTTTTTTAAAAGCTTCGCTGATTATCGGTTCTATATGGGGTATATGGCATACACCTTTGATTCTGATGGGGCATAATTACCCTCAACATCCACAAATTGGTGTTTTAGTGATGGTGATGTTCTGTATTTTGATAACACCATTCCATCTGTATATCACCATAAAAGGAAAATCGGTGATTGCTGCGGCAATTTTGCATGGAACAATGAATGCTACAGTGGCAATTTCAATTATTGGAATATCGGGTGGAAATGATTTAACTTCGGGAATTACAGGTTTACCCGGATTTATTGTCTTGTGTGTTTTTATGATCATTTTATTTTTCTATGACAGATTTTTTGGCAAAGACAAAATATTAACGAATCAGATAGGTAAATTTCTTTAG